One stretch of Pseudoalteromonas shioyasakiensis DNA includes these proteins:
- a CDS encoding PilZ domain-containing protein, translating into MFHEEKRDFRRMQIHTPAKLIPLDVANGAEIEAICTDLSATGLAIHLDEALEIGRLYRVLIASTSTAITSFDATARVIRATKEQDGSLSAGLEIVNFN; encoded by the coding sequence ATGTTTCATGAGGAGAAACGCGACTTTCGCCGCATGCAAATTCATACCCCTGCAAAACTTATCCCGTTAGATGTTGCTAATGGCGCAGAAATTGAGGCGATATGCACTGACTTAAGTGCAACAGGGCTTGCAATTCATCTTGATGAAGCTTTAGAAATAGGCCGTCTTTATCGCGTGTTAATTGCTTCGACTAGCACCGCTATTACCTCATTTGATGCTACAGCACGGGTGATACGAGCAACCAAGGAGCAAGATGGCTCCTTGAGTGCCGGTTTAGAAATTGTAAATTTTAACTAA
- a CDS encoding response regulator, producing MLKGDYVGIEKERPISVPERAVNRPRPSILVVDDEYFNFEMLKASLGDEFSLSYANSGTSCLTSAIAEPPDAILLDVCMPGLDGYDTCRLLKNTPETEQIPVVMVSGLETELEQKAGFDAGCDAYVVKPFSVKTLIEKIKTLV from the coding sequence ATGCTAAAAGGAGATTATGTGGGCATTGAAAAGGAAAGACCGATCTCAGTTCCTGAGCGAGCGGTAAATCGACCGCGACCAAGCATTTTGGTCGTTGATGATGAATATTTTAATTTTGAAATGCTCAAAGCAAGCCTTGGAGATGAGTTTTCGTTAAGCTATGCAAACTCAGGCACATCGTGTTTAACGTCAGCCATAGCTGAGCCGCCAGATGCTATACTGTTAGATGTTTGTATGCCGGGCTTAGATGGTTATGATACTTGCCGATTACTAAAAAACACCCCAGAAACAGAGCAAATCCCTGTTGTCATGGTGTCTGGCCTTGAAACCGAGCTTGAACAAAAAGCGGGGTTTGATGCTGGGTGCGACGCCTATGTAGTGAAGCCTTTTTCTGTTAAAACATTAATAGAGAAAATAAAAACACTGGTATAG
- a CDS encoding class I SAM-dependent methyltransferase: MSSAIYLQAGREKSLKRKHPWVFSKAIKKVKGKPGLGDTVTIYDNDGKFLAIAAYSPQSQIRARVWSFDKNEVIDQAFFEKRLRRAYDARQQVISEGGLTGFRLSAAESDYLPGITIDKFDNVLVCQLLSAGAERHKGEIVAALMTIFPGCDVYERSDVDVRTKEGLEPIKGILWGKEPTGPVLIEENGLKLEVDIIEGHKTGFYLDQRDSRAALERFVKDKTVLNCFSYTGTFSLYALRGGCKHVTNVDVSQPALDTAKRNVEHNNLDLSKVDFVKQDVFKLLRQYRDEGVQFDTIVMDPPKFADNKAQLTGACRGYKDINMIAMQILKPGGTLLTFSCSGLMEQNLFQKVVADAALDAGKDLLIMERLNQAADHPIAGSYPEGFYLKGLICKVY, translated from the coding sequence ATGTCATCTGCTATTTACCTGCAAGCTGGACGAGAAAAATCATTAAAAAGAAAACACCCGTGGGTGTTCTCAAAAGCCATTAAGAAAGTAAAGGGTAAGCCAGGACTAGGTGATACTGTCACTATCTATGATAATGACGGTAAATTTTTAGCCATTGCTGCTTACAGCCCGCAATCGCAAATTCGTGCTCGCGTATGGAGCTTTGATAAAAACGAAGTGATTGACCAAGCATTTTTTGAAAAGCGTTTACGCCGTGCTTATGATGCTCGACAGCAGGTGATCAGTGAAGGTGGTTTAACGGGTTTTCGTTTAAGTGCCGCTGAATCTGACTATTTACCAGGCATCACGATCGATAAATTTGACAATGTACTGGTTTGCCAACTCCTAAGTGCAGGCGCAGAGCGACATAAAGGTGAAATAGTCGCTGCACTTATGACTATTTTTCCTGGCTGCGATGTCTACGAACGCTCAGACGTTGATGTTCGTACTAAAGAAGGCCTTGAACCAATCAAAGGTATACTTTGGGGTAAAGAGCCAACTGGACCAGTACTAATCGAAGAAAATGGCTTAAAGCTTGAAGTAGACATTATTGAGGGCCATAAAACAGGTTTTTATTTAGACCAGCGTGACAGCCGCGCTGCGCTTGAACGCTTTGTGAAAGACAAAACAGTATTAAACTGCTTTAGCTACACAGGTACATTCTCACTCTATGCTTTGCGTGGCGGTTGTAAACACGTCACTAACGTCGATGTATCACAACCAGCGCTTGATACTGCTAAGCGTAATGTTGAGCATAATAACCTTGATTTATCTAAAGTTGATTTCGTCAAGCAAGATGTCTTTAAGCTGTTACGCCAATACCGTGATGAGGGTGTGCAATTTGATACTATTGTAATGGATCCACCTAAATTTGCTGATAATAAAGCACAATTGACCGGAGCATGCCGTGGTTATAAAGATATCAATATGATTGCGATGCAAATCTTAAAGCCTGGGGGAACCTTACTGACATTTTCATGTTCTGGGTTAATGGAACAAAATTTATTTCAGAAAGTGGTTGCGGATGCTGCCCTTGATGCAGGTAAAGACTTATTGATCATGGAGCGACTAAATCAAGCTGCCGACCACCCGATTGCTGGCAGCTACCCTGAAGGTTTTTATCTTAAAGGCCTAATCTGTAAAGTATACTAA